One Ranitomeya variabilis isolate aRanVar5 chromosome 5, aRanVar5.hap1, whole genome shotgun sequence DNA window includes the following coding sequences:
- the LOC143775089 gene encoding uncharacterized protein LOC143775089, translating to MDQVVLRRLWVEVAKSLWDGFESASSSDKSNFVKKLRTRWRSMKDRFNKGLRNEEEQARSGAAAAKSVPYKYNRALQFLRPVLGRRQTHSSTLERARPSGAELHESPSDPSQPSHSDSRLAPPSGEPAAGPSGVPLPEASGAPSFGNSRQRQRASDRPTMPEFLHLSTVFQNCFKALEVAVSSPVYPEEGLELPSSLLDSGSSSSASSPHSQPETYHSPMVAEVDTP from the exons atggaccaggtggtgttgaggcgtttgtgggttgaggtggcaaagtcgctgtgggatggctttgaaagTGCTTCAAGCAGTGacaaaagcaactttg ttaaaaagttgaggaccagatggcgatccatgaaggaccgtttcaataaggggctccgtaatgaggaggagcaagctcggagtggtgctgctgcggccaagtctgtgCCCTATAAGTACAACAGGGcattacagttcctaagaccggtccttggccgccgaca aacacacagcagcaccctcgagcgagctcgcccctcAGGAGCGgaacttcatgaatcgccatctgacccgtcacagccctcccacagcgacagcaggcttgcaccaccatctggagaaccggcagccggtccatcaggtgttcccctgcccgaggcctctggcgctccttcgttcgggaattcccgacagcgccagcgggcctcggacaggccaaccatgcccgaatttttgcatttgagcacggtcttccagaactgtttcaaggcattgg AGGTGGCGGTTTCGTCGCCAGTGTACCCTGAGGAGGGATTGGAACTACCATCAAGCCTATTGGACTCTGGCTCATCATCCTCcgcttcctctccccattcccaaccagAGACTTACCACTCCCCCATGGTGgctgaggttgataccccctaa